A region from the Microbacterium lacus genome encodes:
- a CDS encoding ROK family protein — translation MRVGLDIGGTKTDAVAVDSAGAILARVRRPTGWGPEAVVRSAVAAVRSLEAEVAASSADAGPMRCIGIGIPGQVEPGTGRVVHAVNLGVDELDLAEALAPLLAVPVSVENDVKAAAYGAFALSATPGSMAYLNLGTGIAAGIVAGGGLWRGARGTAGEVGHISIDPAGPLCRCGQHGCIEALAGGGAIAERWGRPGALPVRDVFDAADRGDAQARELRVGLARGVAAAVRVLVLTADVDTVVLGGGITALGERLREDVSAELAASADASAFMRSLRLSERVEMLPLGSPAAALGAALVGAPEEALARG, via the coding sequence ATGAGGGTCGGGCTGGACATCGGGGGCACGAAGACGGATGCCGTCGCCGTTGACTCCGCCGGCGCCATCCTGGCGCGCGTGCGTCGCCCGACCGGCTGGGGCCCCGAGGCCGTCGTGCGGTCCGCCGTGGCCGCGGTCCGCTCGCTCGAGGCGGAGGTCGCCGCCTCGAGCGCGGACGCCGGTCCGATGCGCTGCATCGGGATCGGCATCCCGGGCCAGGTCGAGCCGGGCACGGGCCGCGTCGTCCACGCTGTCAACCTCGGTGTGGACGAGCTCGACCTCGCCGAGGCCCTCGCGCCGCTGCTCGCGGTGCCCGTGAGCGTGGAGAACGACGTGAAGGCCGCGGCGTACGGCGCGTTCGCGCTCTCGGCGACCCCCGGCTCGATGGCCTACCTCAACCTCGGCACCGGCATCGCCGCCGGCATCGTCGCCGGTGGCGGGCTGTGGCGCGGCGCGCGTGGAACGGCCGGCGAGGTCGGGCACATCTCGATCGATCCGGCAGGGCCGCTCTGCCGGTGCGGGCAGCACGGCTGCATCGAGGCGCTCGCCGGCGGTGGAGCGATCGCCGAGCGCTGGGGGAGACCCGGCGCGCTGCCTGTGCGCGACGTGTTCGACGCCGCTGATCGCGGCGACGCGCAGGCCCGCGAGCTGAGGGTGGGGCTGGCGCGAGGCGTGGCCGCGGCCGTCCGCGTCCTCGTCCTCACGGCGGACGTCGACACGGTCGTGCTCGGCGGAGGCATCACGGCTCTCGGGGAGCGACTGCGCGAGGACGTGTCGGCCGAACTCGCGGCGAGCGCCGACGCATCGGCCTTCATGCGCTCACTGCGGCTCTCCGAGCGCGTCGAGATGCTTCCGCTCGGCTCCCCGGCCGCGGCGCTCGGCGCCGCGCTCGTCGGCGCGCCCGAGGAGGCGCTCGCCCGTGGCTGA
- the nagB gene encoding glucosamine-6-phosphate deaminase, whose product MAEIVIVPDPATAGALVADEIARLIRGNPDAVLGLATGSTPVPVYEALPVRLADVDVSRVRGFALDEYVGLDPAHPESYRSVITREVVEPLGLDPARIAVPNGAATGIEHAGEDYEAAIEAAGGIDLQLLGIGTDGHIGFNEPGSSFASRTRVKTLTAQTRQDNARFFDGIQDVPRHCITQGLGTILRARHLVLLAFGAGKAAAVAAAVEGPLSAFVPASAIQLHPHATVILDEAAASDLRLYDYYRFAFENKPAWQGL is encoded by the coding sequence GTGGCTGAAATCGTGATCGTCCCCGATCCGGCGACCGCCGGCGCGCTCGTCGCCGACGAGATCGCCCGCCTGATCCGCGGCAACCCGGACGCCGTGCTGGGTCTCGCCACCGGATCCACCCCCGTTCCGGTGTACGAGGCGCTACCGGTGCGGCTCGCCGACGTCGATGTCTCCCGCGTGCGCGGTTTCGCGCTCGACGAGTACGTCGGGCTCGACCCGGCGCACCCCGAGAGCTACCGGTCGGTCATCACGCGGGAGGTCGTCGAGCCGCTGGGGCTCGACCCCGCGCGGATCGCCGTGCCCAACGGAGCCGCGACGGGCATCGAGCACGCCGGCGAGGACTACGAAGCGGCGATCGAAGCCGCCGGCGGCATCGACCTGCAGCTCCTCGGCATCGGCACGGACGGGCACATCGGGTTCAACGAACCCGGCTCCTCCTTCGCGTCCCGGACGCGCGTGAAGACCCTCACCGCGCAGACCCGCCAGGACAACGCACGCTTCTTCGACGGCATCCAGGACGTCCCACGGCACTGCATCACGCAGGGCCTCGGCACGATCCTGCGCGCCCGGCACCTCGTGCTGCTCGCGTTCGGCGCCGGCAAGGCGGCGGCGGTGGCGGCTGCCGTCGAGGGGCCGCTGAGCGCCTTCGTCCCGGCATCCGCGATCCAACTGCATCCGCACGCCACGGTGATCCTCGACGAGGCCGCCGCCTCCGATCTGCGCCTGTACGACTACTACCGGTTCGCATTCGAGAACAAGCCCGCCTGGCAAGGCCTCTAG
- a CDS encoding NUDIX hydrolase produces the protein MTDARIFVSAAVITDADGRVLVVRKRGTSVFMQPGGKPEAGESAAEALARELHEEVGLVVSAAALEPLGTFESAAANEPGHRVVAAAFRTTANPGDLAPRAEIEELRWITRADIGHLPLAPLSLDHLLAFAWD, from the coding sequence GTGACCGACGCGCGGATCTTCGTCAGCGCAGCCGTGATCACGGATGCCGACGGCCGGGTGCTCGTCGTGCGCAAGCGCGGGACGAGCGTGTTCATGCAGCCCGGCGGCAAACCGGAGGCCGGCGAGAGCGCGGCCGAGGCGCTCGCCCGCGAGCTGCACGAGGAGGTCGGGCTCGTGGTGTCCGCCGCAGCGCTCGAGCCGCTCGGCACGTTCGAGTCCGCTGCCGCCAACGAGCCCGGGCACCGGGTGGTCGCGGCGGCCTTCCGGACGACGGCGAACCCCGGCGACCTCGCACCCCGGGCCGAGATCGAGGAACTGCGCTGGATCACCCGGGCGGACATCGGACACCTGCCGCTGGCGCCGCTGAGCCTGGATCACCTGCTCGCGTTCGCCTGGGACTGA
- a CDS encoding FAD-binding oxidoreductase: MNTPPASTDVLAQLRAVLGDRVDTDHSALQGARADKSGHAAAGMPLALVRATSVSDVQETLRIASATGTPVVTRGAGTGLAGGANAGTGEIALSVRGMDRILEVRPDDLLAVVEPGIINADLNAALAEHGLWWAPDPASRAISTVGGNIATGAGGLLCAKYGVVRDAVLGVDLVLADGRLLSLGHRTVKGVTGLDLTSLVIGSEGTLGVVVGAILKLRRLIPGEVCTIAATFPDVRAAAEASAAVTASGAQPSIMELMDAASLSAVHALLQLEPPTPGAAQLTIQTDGPAAAGEADAIAAVLNAAGGTVAVSHDRAEGERLLAIRRAMHPAMETLGTALIEDVSVPRSALPAMFDEIARVEREHGLVIPTVAHAGDGNLHPNFIFDATPDENGVIEAPEYIWAAADDLFRAALRLGGTLTGEHGIGVLKKRWLADELGDAQWELQRDITRVFDPAGILNPGKVFAW; this comes from the coding sequence GTGAACACGCCGCCGGCGTCCACGGACGTCCTCGCGCAACTGCGCGCCGTCCTCGGCGACCGCGTGGACACCGATCACTCCGCGCTGCAGGGCGCGCGCGCCGACAAGTCCGGGCATGCCGCGGCGGGCATGCCCCTCGCGCTCGTGCGCGCGACATCCGTCTCCGACGTCCAGGAGACGCTGCGCATCGCCTCGGCCACCGGCACACCGGTCGTCACCCGCGGTGCGGGGACCGGTCTCGCCGGCGGAGCGAACGCGGGTACCGGCGAGATCGCCCTCTCCGTGCGCGGGATGGACCGGATCCTCGAAGTGCGTCCCGACGATCTGCTCGCGGTCGTCGAACCGGGCATCATCAACGCCGACCTCAACGCAGCCCTCGCCGAACACGGCCTCTGGTGGGCTCCGGATCCGGCGAGCCGCGCGATCTCGACCGTCGGCGGCAACATCGCCACCGGCGCCGGCGGCCTGCTGTGCGCGAAGTACGGGGTCGTCCGCGACGCGGTTCTGGGCGTCGACCTCGTGCTCGCCGACGGGCGCCTCCTGAGCCTCGGGCACCGCACCGTGAAGGGTGTCACCGGACTCGACCTCACTTCTCTCGTGATCGGCTCGGAGGGCACACTCGGCGTCGTCGTCGGGGCGATCCTCAAGCTCCGGCGACTCATTCCCGGTGAGGTATGCACGATCGCCGCGACGTTCCCGGACGTGCGGGCGGCAGCCGAAGCGTCCGCCGCCGTCACGGCGTCCGGCGCGCAGCCCTCGATCATGGAGTTGATGGATGCCGCATCCCTCTCCGCCGTACACGCTCTGCTTCAGCTCGAACCGCCCACGCCGGGTGCGGCTCAGCTGACGATCCAGACCGACGGTCCGGCCGCAGCCGGGGAGGCGGACGCGATCGCCGCGGTCCTGAACGCTGCCGGGGGCACGGTCGCCGTGTCCCATGACCGCGCCGAGGGCGAGCGTCTGCTCGCGATCCGCCGCGCAATGCATCCGGCGATGGAGACGCTCGGCACGGCCCTCATCGAAGACGTCTCCGTGCCGCGCAGCGCCCTGCCCGCGATGTTCGACGAGATCGCCCGCGTCGAGCGCGAGCACGGACTCGTGATCCCGACCGTCGCCCACGCGGGCGACGGCAACCTGCACCCGAACTTCATCTTCGACGCGACACCCGATGAGAACGGCGTCATCGAGGCACCCGAGTACATCTGGGCGGCGGCCGACGATCTGTTCCGGGCTGCCCTGCGCCTCGGCGGCACCCTCACCGGCGAGCACGGCATCGGTGTTCTCAAGAAGCGCTGGCTCGCCGACGAGCTCGGAGACGCCCAGTGGGAGTTGCAGCGCGACATCACGCGCGTGTTCGACCCGGCCGGCATCCTGAACCCCGGCAAGGTCTTCGCCTGGTGA
- a CDS encoding YrdB family protein yields MPNDVPLQPGMRAPLSGVDILAFVCEIFAFVTLAIWGFAMWPFPWNVVVGIGAPVAAILVWALFVSPRAVLDVHPFVRAAVELLVYVSATAAWWSMGLTWVGLGFAVVAVVAGVLAGRRRLA; encoded by the coding sequence ATGCCGAACGACGTGCCCCTGCAGCCCGGCATGCGCGCGCCCCTGTCCGGCGTGGACATCCTCGCGTTCGTGTGCGAGATCTTCGCGTTCGTGACCCTCGCGATCTGGGGCTTCGCGATGTGGCCGTTCCCATGGAACGTCGTCGTCGGCATCGGTGCGCCGGTCGCGGCGATCCTCGTCTGGGCCCTGTTCGTGTCGCCGCGGGCCGTCCTGGACGTCCACCCGTTCGTGCGCGCCGCAGTCGAACTGCTCGTGTACGTCTCTGCCACGGCGGCATGGTGGAGCATGGGCCTCACCTGGGTGGGCCTCGGATTCGCCGTCGTCGCGGTGGTCGCCGGCGTCCTGGCCGGTCGTCGCCGGCTCGCGTGA
- the nagA gene encoding N-acetylglucosamine-6-phosphate deacetylase, with translation MSTVVHGVRLVDAGRIVPDAWVRFEDGRVTGTGTGDGWRAGATSADEIVDGTAAAGVYLTPGFIDLHGHGGGGASYDDGAEAIRAARAVHRAHGTTRAVISLVPAPLDHLAARVAVVAELTRTDPDILGSHLEGPFLDPAHKGAHDDSLLRTPEPGAVERLLEAGRGTIRQVTLAPELPGAVAAIRAVVAAGAAAAVGHTGADLEQTRAAFDAGASILTHAFNAMPGLHHRDPGPVAAAAADRRVTLEVIADGVHLHPEIVRIAFAAAPGRVALITDAMAAAGHADGHYELGALGVDVERGVARLSDGGAIAGSTLTQDAALRYAFAAGIPLPDAVHALTTAPARALGRAGDLGSLAVGAIADAVLLSEDLRVVRVWTAGS, from the coding sequence ATGAGCACGGTCGTGCACGGGGTGCGGCTCGTGGATGCCGGCCGCATCGTGCCCGACGCGTGGGTGCGGTTCGAAGACGGGCGTGTCACGGGAACCGGCACGGGCGACGGGTGGCGGGCGGGAGCGACATCTGCCGACGAGATCGTCGACGGCACGGCAGCGGCCGGCGTCTACCTCACCCCCGGATTCATCGACCTGCACGGGCATGGCGGCGGCGGCGCGTCGTACGACGACGGTGCCGAAGCGATCCGCGCCGCGCGGGCCGTTCACCGCGCTCACGGGACCACCCGCGCCGTGATCTCCCTCGTGCCCGCGCCTCTGGACCACCTCGCGGCCAGAGTCGCCGTCGTCGCCGAGCTCACACGGACCGACCCCGACATCCTCGGCTCCCACCTGGAGGGCCCCTTCCTGGATCCCGCGCACAAGGGCGCCCACGACGACTCGCTCCTGCGCACGCCCGAACCGGGTGCGGTCGAAAGGCTCCTCGAGGCCGGACGCGGCACGATCCGTCAGGTCACTCTCGCCCCGGAACTGCCCGGGGCCGTGGCTGCGATCCGCGCCGTGGTCGCCGCGGGCGCCGCCGCCGCGGTCGGCCACACCGGCGCCGACCTGGAGCAGACGCGCGCGGCGTTCGACGCCGGAGCGAGCATCCTCACGCACGCGTTCAATGCGATGCCGGGCCTGCATCACCGCGATCCCGGTCCGGTCGCCGCGGCGGCCGCCGACCGGCGCGTCACGCTGGAGGTGATCGCGGACGGCGTGCACCTGCATCCCGAGATCGTCCGCATCGCGTTCGCCGCCGCACCCGGCCGCGTCGCCCTCATCACGGACGCGATGGCGGCCGCCGGGCACGCCGACGGGCACTACGAACTCGGCGCGCTCGGCGTGGACGTCGAGCGCGGCGTCGCCCGGCTGAGCGACGGCGGCGCGATCGCAGGGTCGACGCTGACTCAGGATGCCGCGCTGCGGTACGCGTTCGCCGCCGGCATCCCGCTGCCCGATGCCGTGCACGCGCTCACCACTGCGCCGGCCCGGGCTCTCGGACGCGCGGGCGACCTCGGATCCCTCGCGGTCGGTGCGATCGCCGACGCCGTGCTCCTGTCCGAGGACCTGCGTGTGGTCCGCGTCTGGACCGCCGGGTCCTGA
- a CDS encoding family 20 glycosylhydrolase yields MMLPLVPLPLGLRPSDSPALRVTADLRITGDTDAAAALTALISARTGVEPAGSEGGTAVIDLRREPGGTAESYRITVDAASARITAPDAAGLFYAVQTLGQLITRDDAGFTIPAVEIADAPRFAYRGVMLDVARHFFPVDVVRDYIDRAASLKFNALHLHLSDDQGWRIHLDSRPKLTEQASGSAVGGDAGGFYSKADYRRIVDYAAERHMIVVPEIDVPGHTHAVSLAYPELTEAPVLSPHVLEIVASHGGAAPVTGEPYTGMAVGFSSLRIHDEATYDFLADVFGELAGMTPGPYLHIGGDEALGTAPDDFATFIARATAIVADLGKTPIAWHEAGAAPGIDPSTVGQYWGFRVPTDGMDEKARTFVRNDAGLILSPADAVYLDMKETADSPLGLTWANGPTSVERAYSWDPAEVIDGVGEEDILGVEAPLWSETIRTPEDIDRMAFPRLAAAAEAAWSPREGDLRSWESFRVRVGGLAPLWAGLGIAYHPSVEIPWRSE; encoded by the coding sequence ATGATGCTCCCGCTCGTCCCGCTGCCGCTCGGGCTGCGCCCCTCCGACAGCCCCGCCCTGCGCGTCACGGCGGACCTGCGGATCACCGGCGATACGGATGCCGCCGCAGCACTCACCGCCCTCATCTCGGCCCGCACGGGCGTCGAACCCGCCGGTTCTGAAGGCGGCACCGCGGTGATCGACCTGCGCCGCGAGCCGGGCGGCACCGCCGAGTCGTATCGGATCACCGTGGACGCGGCATCCGCCCGCATCACCGCGCCCGATGCCGCCGGCCTCTTCTATGCGGTGCAGACCCTCGGTCAGCTGATCACCCGTGACGACGCCGGATTCACGATCCCGGCCGTCGAGATCGCCGACGCGCCGCGTTTCGCATACCGCGGGGTGATGCTCGACGTCGCCCGGCACTTCTTCCCCGTAGACGTCGTGCGGGATTACATCGATCGCGCAGCGAGCCTGAAGTTCAACGCCCTGCACCTGCATCTGAGCGATGACCAGGGCTGGCGCATCCACCTGGACTCGCGACCGAAGCTCACCGAGCAGGCGTCGGGAAGCGCGGTGGGAGGCGACGCCGGAGGCTTCTACTCCAAGGCCGACTACCGGCGCATCGTCGATTACGCGGCCGAGCGGCACATGATCGTCGTGCCCGAGATCGACGTGCCCGGGCACACGCACGCGGTGTCGCTCGCGTACCCCGAGTTGACCGAAGCACCGGTGCTCTCCCCGCACGTGCTCGAGATCGTCGCGTCCCACGGTGGCGCCGCACCCGTCACCGGCGAGCCCTACACGGGCATGGCGGTGGGGTTCTCCTCGCTGCGGATCCACGACGAGGCGACGTACGACTTCCTCGCCGATGTGTTCGGCGAGCTCGCGGGGATGACCCCGGGGCCCTATCTGCACATCGGCGGGGACGAGGCGCTCGGCACGGCCCCGGACGACTTCGCGACGTTCATCGCGCGCGCGACCGCGATCGTCGCGGATCTCGGCAAGACCCCGATCGCCTGGCACGAGGCGGGAGCGGCGCCCGGCATCGATCCGAGCACGGTCGGGCAGTACTGGGGGTTCCGCGTCCCGACGGACGGCATGGACGAGAAGGCCCGCACGTTCGTCCGCAACGACGCCGGACTCATCCTCTCGCCCGCCGATGCGGTGTACCTCGACATGAAGGAGACCGCGGACAGCCCCCTCGGCCTCACGTGGGCGAACGGGCCGACGAGCGTCGAGCGCGCGTACTCGTGGGATCCGGCCGAGGTGATCGACGGCGTGGGTGAGGAGGACATCCTGGGTGTCGAGGCTCCGCTGTGGAGCGAGACGATCCGCACCCCCGAGGACATCGACCGCATGGCGTTCCCCCGCCTCGCGGCCGCCGCGGAGGCGGCGTGGTCACCGCGCGAGGGCGATCTGCGCTCCTGGGAGTCGTTCCGCGTGCGCGTGGGCGGGCTCGCGCCCCTGTGGGCGGGCCTCGGGATCGCATACCACCCGTCGGTGGAGATCCCGTGGCGCAGCGAATGA
- the glyA gene encoding serine hydroxymethyltransferase — translation MTDQYFTAPLSEVDPEIAQVLDRELQRQRGYLEMIASENFVPVSVLQSQGSVLTNKYAEGYPGRRYYGGCEEVDVAEELAIERAKSLFGAEFANVQPHSGATANAAVLHAIARPGDTLLGLALDQGGHLTHGMKINFSGRLYDIVAYGVDPETSVIDMDEVRRLALEHKPKVIIAGWSAYPRQLDFAAFRAIADEVGAYLWVDMAHFAGLVAGGVHPSPVPHAHVVSSTVHKTIGGPRSGIILTNDADLAKKLNTAVFPGQQGGPLMHVIAAKATAFKLAATPEFRERQERTLRGAKILADRLMQPDVAAAGIAVRSGGTDVHLVLVDLRDAAIDGKQAEDLLHDIHITVNRNAVPNDPRPPMVTSGLRIGTPALATRGFGDAEFTEVADVIALALLPDADTEALRARVAALTAAFPLYPGLEQ, via the coding sequence ATGACCGACCAGTACTTCACCGCGCCGCTGAGCGAGGTCGACCCCGAGATCGCGCAGGTCCTCGACCGCGAGCTGCAGCGTCAGCGCGGCTACCTCGAGATGATCGCGTCCGAGAATTTCGTCCCCGTCTCGGTGCTGCAGTCGCAGGGCTCGGTCCTGACGAACAAGTACGCCGAGGGCTACCCGGGGCGCCGGTACTACGGCGGCTGCGAAGAGGTCGACGTCGCCGAGGAGCTCGCGATCGAGCGCGCCAAGTCGCTGTTCGGCGCCGAGTTCGCGAACGTCCAGCCGCACTCGGGTGCGACGGCCAACGCCGCCGTGCTGCACGCGATCGCCCGGCCGGGGGACACTCTGCTCGGTCTGGCCCTGGACCAGGGCGGTCACCTCACGCACGGCATGAAGATCAACTTCTCCGGTCGGCTGTACGACATCGTCGCGTACGGGGTCGACCCCGAGACGTCCGTCATCGACATGGACGAAGTGCGCCGGCTCGCGCTCGAGCACAAGCCGAAGGTCATCATCGCCGGGTGGTCGGCGTACCCGCGGCAGCTCGACTTCGCCGCGTTCCGTGCGATCGCCGACGAGGTGGGCGCGTACCTCTGGGTCGACATGGCGCACTTCGCCGGTCTCGTCGCCGGTGGCGTGCACCCGAGCCCTGTGCCGCACGCGCACGTGGTCTCCTCGACGGTGCACAAGACGATCGGCGGCCCCCGATCGGGCATCATCCTGACCAATGACGCCGATCTGGCGAAGAAGCTCAACACCGCCGTCTTCCCGGGTCAGCAGGGTGGCCCGCTCATGCACGTGATCGCCGCGAAGGCGACGGCGTTCAAGCTCGCCGCCACGCCGGAGTTCCGCGAGCGTCAGGAGCGGACGCTGCGCGGCGCGAAGATCCTCGCCGATCGCCTCATGCAGCCCGACGTCGCCGCCGCCGGCATCGCCGTGCGCTCGGGCGGCACCGATGTGCACCTCGTCCTCGTCGACCTCCGCGACGCCGCGATCGACGGCAAGCAGGCCGAAGACCTTCTGCACGACATCCACATCACGGTGAACCGCAACGCCGTCCCGAACGACCCGCGTCCGCCCATGGTGACGTCGGGTCTGCGGATCGGCACGCCGGCGCTCGCGACCCGTGGCTTCGGCGACGCGGAGTTCACCGAGGTGGCCGACGTGATCGCGCTCGCTCTGCTGCCGGATGCCGACACCGAGGCGCTGCGCGCGCGCGTCGCCGCGCTGACCGCTGCCTTCCCGCTGTACCCCGGCCTCGAGCAGTAG
- a CDS encoding bifunctional methylenetetrahydrofolate dehydrogenase/methenyltetrahydrofolate cyclohydrolase, with translation MTALTLDGRAAAAEIAEELRARVAALKERGVVPGIATVLVGADPASQLYVGMKHRQSEAIGMNSIQRELPADATQAEVEALIDELNADPACHGYIVQLPLPKHLDTDAVLERIDPAKDADGLHPTNLGRLVLNVNTPITSPLPCTPRGVIELLVRNGYDLAGKDVVVVGRGVTIGRSIGLLLTRREYNATVTLTHTGTVDLGRHLRQADVIVAAAGVKHIVRAEDVKPGAAVLDVGVTREVDPATGKSKVYGDVHADVAEVAGWLSPNPGGVGPMTVALLMTNVVEAAERSLD, from the coding sequence GTGACCGCACTCACCCTCGACGGTCGCGCAGCGGCGGCCGAGATCGCCGAAGAGCTGCGCGCGCGCGTGGCCGCGTTGAAGGAGCGCGGTGTCGTCCCGGGCATCGCCACGGTGCTGGTCGGGGCGGATCCCGCCTCGCAGCTGTACGTCGGGATGAAGCACCGGCAGTCCGAGGCGATCGGGATGAACTCGATCCAGCGCGAACTGCCCGCCGACGCCACGCAGGCCGAGGTCGAGGCGCTCATCGACGAGTTGAACGCCGACCCCGCGTGTCACGGGTACATCGTCCAGCTGCCGTTGCCGAAGCATCTCGACACCGACGCGGTGCTCGAACGCATCGATCCGGCGAAGGATGCCGACGGTCTGCATCCGACGAACCTCGGCCGGCTCGTCCTCAACGTGAACACCCCGATCACCTCGCCGCTGCCGTGCACGCCCCGCGGCGTGATCGAGCTGCTCGTGCGCAACGGCTACGACCTCGCGGGCAAGGACGTGGTGGTCGTGGGACGCGGCGTCACGATCGGTCGATCGATCGGGCTGCTGCTCACCCGCCGCGAGTACAACGCCACCGTGACGCTCACACATACCGGCACCGTCGATCTCGGCCGGCACCTGCGTCAGGCCGACGTGATCGTCGCCGCAGCCGGCGTCAAGCACATCGTTCGCGCGGAGGACGTGAAGCCCGGTGCCGCGGTGCTGGATGTCGGTGTGACGCGCGAGGTCGACCCGGCGACCGGCAAGAGCAAGGTGTACGGCGACGTGCACGCCGATGTCGCCGAGGTCGCGGGGTGGCTCTCACCGAATCCGGGTGGGGTCGGTCCGATGACGGTCGCACTCCTCATGACCAACGTGGTGGAGGCCGCCGAGCGCTCGCTCGACTGA
- a CDS encoding amino acid ABC transporter ATP-binding protein: protein MTALLRAEDLWKSFGERDVLRGVSVDLAAHEVVAVIGASGSGKSTLLRCLSLLEPIDDGRITLGDEDISDPRVDANRVRARFGVVFQSYNLFPHMSVLDNVTLASRVVHREARKDAETRALALLERVGLGEKARDHPDRLSGGQQQRAAIVRAIATDPEILLLDEITSALDPELVGEVLELVRELAQDGTTILMATHEMAFARDVAHRVVFLDEGRILEQGPPAEVFGNPREARTQEFLTRFRA from the coding sequence GTGACCGCGCTGCTGCGTGCCGAAGACCTCTGGAAGTCCTTCGGCGAGCGCGATGTGCTGCGCGGGGTCTCGGTGGACCTCGCCGCGCACGAGGTCGTCGCGGTGATCGGTGCGAGCGGATCGGGCAAGTCCACGCTCCTGCGGTGCCTGAGCCTGCTCGAGCCGATCGATGACGGGCGGATCACGCTCGGCGACGAGGACATCTCCGACCCCCGGGTTGACGCGAACCGCGTGCGCGCGCGCTTCGGCGTCGTGTTCCAGAGCTACAACCTGTTCCCGCACATGTCGGTGCTCGACAACGTGACGCTCGCGTCGCGCGTGGTGCACCGCGAAGCGCGGAAGGATGCCGAGACCAGGGCGCTCGCGCTGCTCGAGCGCGTGGGGTTGGGCGAGAAGGCGCGGGATCACCCCGACCGGCTTTCGGGTGGACAGCAGCAGCGCGCGGCGATCGTGCGGGCGATCGCGACGGACCCCGAGATCCTGCTGCTGGACGAGATCACGTCGGCTCTGGACCCCGAGCTCGTCGGCGAAGTGCTGGAGCTCGTCCGCGAACTCGCGCAGGACGGCACCACGATCCTGATGGCGACGCACGAGATGGCGTTCGCGCGCGACGTGGCTCACCGCGTCGTGTTCCTGGACGAAGGACGAATCCTCGAGCAGGGCCCGCCGGCCGAGGTGTTCGGCAACCCGCGCGAGGCTCGGACGCAGGAATTCCTGACGCGCTTCCGCGCCTGA
- a CDS encoding amino acid ABC transporter permease yields the protein MTSHTPSALELERRAFRARQSQRSVLIAVASTIAFAVIVWVTVIQTPGWAAVQQAFFNPTIAWESLPRVWEGFLVNLQVLGLSLITVSIVALLIAVLRTLPGPVFLPLRAIAAAYTDIFRGLPFIIVLYVVGFGIPTLTNTRIPLILLGTLAVTLTYSAYVAEVIRAGIEAVHPSQRLAARALGLGYTQTLRRVVLPQALRKITPPLMNDFVAMQKDVGLISILGIADAVLAAKIEASQTYNFTPYLVAGILFVLLAIPTIRLTDWYAARLRRREQTGAIL from the coding sequence GTGACCTCCCACACCCCGAGCGCGCTCGAGCTCGAACGCCGGGCCTTCCGCGCGCGCCAGTCGCAGCGCTCGGTGCTGATCGCGGTCGCCTCGACGATCGCGTTCGCGGTCATCGTGTGGGTCACAGTCATCCAGACACCGGGGTGGGCCGCCGTCCAGCAGGCGTTCTTCAACCCGACGATCGCGTGGGAATCGCTCCCGCGGGTCTGGGAGGGGTTCCTCGTGAACCTCCAGGTGCTCGGGCTGTCGCTGATCACCGTGTCGATCGTCGCGCTGCTGATCGCGGTGCTGCGCACGCTCCCGGGTCCGGTGTTCCTGCCGCTGCGCGCGATCGCGGCGGCGTACACCGACATCTTCCGCGGACTGCCGTTCATCATCGTCCTGTATGTCGTCGGATTCGGCATCCCGACCCTGACCAACACGCGGATCCCGCTGATCCTGCTCGGCACCCTGGCCGTGACGCTCACGTACTCGGCATACGTGGCCGAGGTGATCCGCGCGGGCATCGAAGCCGTGCACCCGTCTCAGCGGCTCGCGGCGCGGGCGCTCGGCCTCGGCTACACCCAGACGCTCCGCCGGGTGGTCCTCCCCCAGGCGCTGCGCAAGATCACCCCGCCCCTGATGAACGATTTCGTCGCGATGCAGAAGGACGTGGGGCTCATCTCGATCCTCGGCATCGCCGACGCCGTGCTCGCGGCCAAGATCGAAGCCTCGCAGACCTACAACTTCACGCCGTACCTCGTGGCCGGCATCCTGTTCGTGCTTCTCGCGATCCCCACGATCCGCCTCACCGACTGGTACGCCGCGCGGCTGCGGCGGCGTGAGCAGACCGGAGCGATCCTGTGA